In Pseudomonas sp. FP1742, the DNA window GTCTTCACGCTGGCGGTCTTGTAGCCGATGCCCGAGTAACCGATGCCGTTCAGCGAGGAGCTGATCGACTGCACGACCGAAGCCGAACCTGGTTGTTCGTTGACGTTTGGCTTGTAGTCGCCTTTGCACAGGGCTTCTTCTTTGAAGTAGCCATAAGTGCCGGATACCGAGTTACGACCGAACAGTTGCACTGGCTTGTTGGCCAGGTCGCCGGTCACACCCAGGTCGCCCCAGGTTTTCACATCAGCTTTGGCGCCGCACAGACGAGTCGAAGAGAAGATCGCGTCGACTTGTTCCATGGTCAGGTGCTGGATCGGGTTGTCTTTGTGTACGAAGACCGCCAGGGCGTCCACGGCCACCGGGATAGCGGTTGGCTTGTAGCCATACTTCTGCTCGAAGGCAGCCAGTTCAGTGTCCTTCATCTTGCGGCTCATCGGGCCCAGGTTGGAGGTGCCTTCAGTCAGCGCAGGTGGCGCGGTGGCGGAGCCGGCGGCCTGAATCTGGATGTTTACGTTCGGGTATTCTTTCTTGTAGTTCTCAGCCCACAGGGTCATGAGGTTGGCCAGGGTATCGGAGCCGACGCTGGACAGGTTGCCCGACACACCAGTGGTTTTGGTGTAGCTCGGGATAGCAGGGTCAACAGCGGCAACCGCGTTGGCAGTCGCAACGCCAGCAGCGACAAAAGTCATTGCCGCCATCAAACGCTTCAGTTTCATGCCTTACTCCTAGCAGATAGGGTGTGTTAAGTCGGGCCAAGTATCAGCAGGCCGTGTGAACACTCTATGGCTGAAATATGACAATTGGATGAAAGGCCAGCATCTAGCGATAGATCGTTCCCGCGCTCTGCGTGGGAACGATCGGTTACAAGGTTAGCGCCCCTTCCTCCAGAGATACGCCCCCACCAGAATCCCAACGCCGCAAATGATCGCCACGTAATAGGCCGGCCCCATCGGGCTTTCCTTCAGCAGCAGGGTGACGACCATCGGGGTCAAGCCGCCGAAAATCGCGTAGGCCAGGTTGTAGGAGAACGACAACCCGCTGAAACGCACCACCGCCGGAAAGGCTTTGACCATCACATACGGCACCGCACCAATGGTGCCGACCAGCAAACCGGTCAGGGCGTACATCGGGAACAGCCAGTCGGGGTGGTTGAACAGGCTGTGATAGAAGGTCCACGAGGTCAACAGCAGCAACGCGCTACCGAACACGAACACCCGCCCGGCGCCAAAACGGTCAGCCAGTGCACCGGAGGCCACACAGCCCAGGCTCAGGAACACGATGGCCAGGCTGTTGGCCTGCAACGCGGTAGTCGGCGGGAAGTGGTAAACGGTCTGCAATACAGTCGGTGTCATGAGGATCACCACGATGATCCCCGCGGACAGCAACCAAGTCAGCAGCATGGAAATCAGAATCGCCCCGCGATGGTCACGCAGCACAGCGCGCAGCGGCACTTCTTCGGCCAGGGCCTTGCGCAATTGCAGTTCGGCGAACACAGGGGTTTCGTGCAGCCAGCGGCGCAGGTAGACCGAGAACAGGCCAAACACGCCGCCCAGCAGGAACGGGATCCGCCAGGCGTAATCCGATACTTCCAGCGGCGTATAAATGCTGTTGATCGCAGTGGCGACCAGCGAGCCCAAAAGAATGCCGGCAGTCAGACCGCTGGTCAGCGTGCCGCAGGCATAGCCGATGTGCCGCTGCGGCACGTGTTCGGAAACGAATACCCAGGCCCCCGGCACTTCACCACCAATCGCCGCGCCCTGGATGACTCGCATCAGCAGCAACAGGATCGGCGCCCACATGCCTATCTGCGCATAAGTTGGCAGCAAGCCCATGATCAGGGTGGGTACCGCCATCATGAAAATGCTCAGGGTGAACATCTTCTTGCGTCCCAGCAGGTCACCGAAGTGCGCCATGACGATGCCGCCCAGCGGTCGCGCCAGATAGCCCGCGGCGAAGATGCCGAACGTCTGCATCAGGCGCAACCACTCGGGCATGTCGGCGGGGAAGAACAGTTTGCCGACGACCGTGGCAAAGAACACGAAGATGATGAAGTCGTAAAATTCCAGCGCGCCGCCCAGGGCGGACAGCGACAATGTCTTGTAATCGTTGCGGGTCAGCGGTCGTGCGGGTTGGGCTGGTTGCGCGATGCTCGAGGGCGCTGTGGTCATGGCAAGGGCTTCTCTTATAGTCGGATCTGCAACCTCAACAACGCTGGCGGAGGCTTGGGCAGGTTCGGCACGATAGCAAATTGTTCGAAAAAGCACATAGAGGCGCGTATTTGACAGTCGAAATGAGAACCGGATGGTCGTCTCGGAGTCTACCGATCGATATACTCGCAATATTGCAACGGTTTGTAAGGGGTTGCTGTGCGAAACCGTCGTTGGCACCTGTCAGCCGATTTCGCAGAGTTTCCCTTTAGGCGCCTTACGAAAAACGTGACGAACGTAGTATGTTCGGGGCTGAATCGTTTTTCCGAGACGGCTATTCACCCGCTACACCTACGATGAGTCACGGGTCAGAGGCACCCCCGGCATGATAGAGCTCGAACAAGAAGATCCAATCCCGCAAGGCGACCTGGCCCTGCAAATCACCGCGCTTCCGCGCGAAACCAACGGCTTTGGCGATATTTTCGGCGGCTGGCTGGTGGCGCAGATGGATTTGGCCGGCACCGCAATGGCCAGCAGGGTTGCAGGTGGGCGCGTGGCTACCGTTGCGATCGATCGCATGGCGTTCCTGGTGCCGGTGGCGGTGGGTGCTCAGCTTTCTTTCTATACCCAGACCCTGGAAATCGGCCGCAGCTCGATTCAGATGATGGTCGAGGTCTGGAGCGACGATCCACTGTCCAGCGAATGGCGAAAAGTGACCGAAGCCGTGTTTGTATTCGTCGCCATCGACGGCAGCGGCCGCACTCGTTCGGTTCCGCCTAGAGCGCGTTAAACCCGGCGACCATTTTGCGGTCCATTGCAGCCCTGTTCCTGATTGAGAGTCGCCCCA includes these proteins:
- a CDS encoding phosphate ABC transporter substrate-binding protein PstS, with the translated sequence MKLKRLMAAMTFVAAGVATANAVAAVDPAIPSYTKTTGVSGNLSSVGSDTLANLMTLWAENYKKEYPNVNIQIQAAGSATAPPALTEGTSNLGPMSRKMKDTELAAFEQKYGYKPTAIPVAVDALAVFVHKDNPIQHLTMEQVDAIFSSTRLCGAKADVKTWGDLGVTGDLANKPVQLFGRNSVSGTYGYFKEEALCKGDYKPNVNEQPGSASVVQSISSSLNGIGYSGIGYKTASVKTVALAKKGSTDFIEDSEENALNGKYPLSRFLYVYVNKAPNKPLAPLEAEFVKLVLSKQGQEVVVKDGYIPLPAKVAAKALADLGLAEGGAEVAKK
- a CDS encoding MFS transporter, coding for MTTAPSSIAQPAQPARPLTRNDYKTLSLSALGGALEFYDFIIFVFFATVVGKLFFPADMPEWLRLMQTFGIFAAGYLARPLGGIVMAHFGDLLGRKKMFTLSIFMMAVPTLIMGLLPTYAQIGMWAPILLLLMRVIQGAAIGGEVPGAWVFVSEHVPQRHIGYACGTLTSGLTAGILLGSLVATAINSIYTPLEVSDYAWRIPFLLGGVFGLFSVYLRRWLHETPVFAELQLRKALAEEVPLRAVLRDHRGAILISMLLTWLLSAGIIVVILMTPTVLQTVYHFPPTTALQANSLAIVFLSLGCVASGALADRFGAGRVFVFGSALLLLTSWTFYHSLFNHPDWLFPMYALTGLLVGTIGAVPYVMVKAFPAVVRFSGLSFSYNLAYAIFGGLTPMVVTLLLKESPMGPAYYVAIICGVGILVGAYLWRKGR
- a CDS encoding acyl-CoA thioesterase — its product is MIELEQEDPIPQGDLALQITALPRETNGFGDIFGGWLVAQMDLAGTAMASRVAGGRVATVAIDRMAFLVPVAVGAQLSFYTQTLEIGRSSIQMMVEVWSDDPLSSEWRKVTEAVFVFVAIDGSGRTRSVPPRAR